The Bubalus kerabau isolate K-KA32 ecotype Philippines breed swamp buffalo chromosome X, PCC_UOA_SB_1v2, whole genome shotgun sequence genome has a segment encoding these proteins:
- the TSR2 gene encoding pre-rRNA-processing protein TSR2 homolog isoform X1: MMAGAAEDSRALFGAAVRAALEAWPALQIAVENGFGGVYSQEKAEWLGGAVEEYFFRNADLELDEVEDFLGELMMNEFDTVVEDGSLPQVSQQLQTMFHHFQKGDRAALKEMASLITQRKCKVRATALPTAGETDEDDDANSVEEMEVAATNDGAATDGVCPQPEPSGPDSQTIKEEDIVEDGWTIVRRKK; the protein is encoded by the exons ATGATGGCGGGCGCTGCTGAAGATTCGCGAGCGCTCTTCGGGGCGGCAGTCCGTGCGGCGCTGGAGGCCTGGCCCGCCTTGCAG ATCGCTGTGGAGAACGGCTTCGGAGGTGTGTACAGCCAAGAGAAGGCTGAGTGGCTCGGGGGTGCAGTGGAGGAGTATTTCTTCCGCAATG CTGACTTGGAGCTAGATGAGGTGGAGGACTTCCTCGGGGAGCTAATGATGAACGAGTTTGATACAGTTGTGGAGGATGGGAGTCTGCCCCAG GTGAGCCAGCAGCTGCAGACCATGTTCCACCACTTCCAGAAGGGTGATAGGGCTGCTCTGAAGGAGATGGCCTCTCTCATCACCCAAAGAAAGTGCAAGGTCAGAGCCACTGCACTGCCGACAGCTGGAGAGACCGATGAGGACGATGATGCAAACAGCGTGGAGGAGATGGAG GTTGCAGCTACGAATGATGGGGCAGCTACAGATGGGGTCTGCCCCCAGCCTGAACCCTCTGGTCCAGACTCCCAAACTATTAAGGAAGAGGATATAGTGGAGGATGGCTGGACCATTGTCCGGAGAAAGAAGTGA
- the TSR2 gene encoding pre-rRNA-processing protein TSR2 homolog isoform X2, protein MMNEFDTVVEDGSLPQVSQQLQTMFHHFQKGDRAALKEMASLITQRKCKVRATALPTAGETDEDDDANSVEEMEVAATNDGAATDGVCPQPEPSGPDSQTIKEEDIVEDGWTIVRRKK, encoded by the exons ATGATGAACGAGTTTGATACAGTTGTGGAGGATGGGAGTCTGCCCCAG GTGAGCCAGCAGCTGCAGACCATGTTCCACCACTTCCAGAAGGGTGATAGGGCTGCTCTGAAGGAGATGGCCTCTCTCATCACCCAAAGAAAGTGCAAGGTCAGAGCCACTGCACTGCCGACAGCTGGAGAGACCGATGAGGACGATGATGCAAACAGCGTGGAGGAGATGGAG GTTGCAGCTACGAATGATGGGGCAGCTACAGATGGGGTCTGCCCCCAGCCTGAACCCTCTGGTCCAGACTCCCAAACTATTAAGGAAGAGGATATAGTGGAGGATGGCTGGACCATTGTCCGGAGAAAGAAGTGA